A window from Exiguobacterium marinum DSM 16307 encodes these proteins:
- the pyrH gene encoding UMP kinase yields MEPKYKRIVLKLSGEALAGDQGYGINPNIVNSISSQIKELIEMGVEVAVVVGAGNIWRGKTGSELGMDRANADYMGMLATVLNSLALQDSLETYGVQTRVQTSIEMRQVAEPYIRRRAMRHLEKGRVVIFAAGTGNPYFSTDTTAALRAAEIEADVILMGKNNVDGVYSADPKLDTTAVKYDTLSYLDVLKDGLQVMDSTATSLCMDNHIPLIVFSLLEEGNIKRVVLGEHIGTVVGGVNS; encoded by the coding sequence ATGGAACCGAAATATAAACGAATTGTGTTAAAATTGAGTGGAGAAGCGCTCGCTGGAGATCAAGGTTATGGAATCAATCCTAACATTGTAAACTCAATCTCAAGTCAAATTAAAGAATTGATTGAGATGGGTGTAGAAGTCGCCGTTGTTGTAGGTGCCGGAAACATTTGGCGTGGAAAGACAGGCAGTGAACTGGGGATGGATCGGGCAAATGCAGACTATATGGGTATGCTCGCGACTGTCTTGAACTCGCTCGCTCTTCAAGATAGCCTTGAAACGTACGGTGTCCAAACGCGCGTCCAAACATCAATTGAAATGCGACAAGTTGCTGAACCATACATTCGTCGACGTGCTATGCGTCATCTTGAAAAAGGACGCGTCGTCATCTTTGCAGCCGGCACAGGGAACCCATATTTCTCAACGGACACGACAGCCGCTCTACGTGCTGCTGAAATCGAAGCTGACGTCATTTTAATGGGTAAAAATAACGTGGATGGCGTCTATTCTGCCGACCCGAAATTGGATACGACTGCAGTGAAGTATGACACGTTGTCTTATCTTGATGTCTTAAAAGACGGACTTCAAGTCATGGATTCGACAGCAACATCGCTTTGTATGGACAACCACATTCCATTGATTGTATTCTCATTGCTTGAAGAAGGTAATATTAAACGTGTCGTACTCGGAGAACATATCGGGACGGTAGTAGGAGGAGTCAATTCATGA